AAGCTGACGACCAAACGGGCCTACTCAACAACCGTTGACCCGACGCGCCAAGCGCCACTTGGCACTTCTGCTGCGGGGGTTGCGGTTCTGTTCATCGTCCGTTGCCACCGTTGGTTTGCGCGTGATGCGCTCCAGCCGCTCATCCTGCAGAAAGGCCGTTTTTACGCGCCGATCTTCGAGCGAGTGAAAACTAATCACCCCCATCACCCCTCCAGTCTCAAGCCAGTCTGGTGCCTGTTGCAGCAGGCGATCCAACACTGCGAGCTCATCGTTCACCGCAATTCGCAACGCCTGAAACGTCCGAGTGGCTGGATGAATACGACCCCGGCGCGCCTTCGGCGGGTAGCAACCGGCCACGGCGTAGGCCAACGCTGCCGTGCCCTCATAGGGGCCCTGGGCCGCCAAATCAGCCTTAATCCGTCGGGCGATTCGGCGGGATAGGCGCTCTTCCCCATAGCCATAGATCAGATCGGCCAAGGCGTTCTCCTCCAACCGGTCGATCAGCTCAGCCGCAGTTTCACCATCACTGCCTGGATTCATCCTCATATCGAGGGGGCCATCCAAACGAAAGCTGAAACCCCGCTCCGCCACATCAAGCTGTGGACTGCTCACCCCGAGGTCGGCGAGCACCATCAGCACCGGGGCGGGTGGGGTGTAGCTCGCGAAGTTGGTCGCCAAAATTTCAACGCGATCAGCAAAAGCAGCCAATCGCTCCGCCGCCGCGGCCCTGGCCGTGGGGTCTTGGTCGAGCCCGATCAAACGCAGGCCAGGGAAACGCTCCAGCAACAGGGCGCTATGGCCGCCACCCCCGAGGGTGGCATCGATCAACACGCCGTTGTGATGGGGCAAGTGCTCAGCTCCAGCCACCACGGCATCAGCCAAAACAGGTACATGGCTGAAAGGAGGCACAGGCCATCGGCAAGGACTACCTAAGATCTATACATCGATTGCACCTGGGCTCCCCATGACGCAGCTGGAAACGCGCACGGAGCCCATGGTGGTGAACTTCGGGCCCCATCACCCCTCCATGCATGGGGTGCTGAGGCTGGTGGTCACCCTGGACGGTGAAGACGTAGTGGATTGT
The DNA window shown above is from Synechococcus sp. CC9902 and carries:
- the rsmH gene encoding 16S rRNA (cytosine(1402)-N(4))-methyltransferase RsmH, translating into MPPFSHVPVLADAVVAGAEHLPHHNGVLIDATLGGGGHSALLLERFPGLRLIGLDQDPTARAAAAERLAAFADRVEILATNFASYTPPAPVLMVLADLGVSSPQLDVAERGFSFRLDGPLDMRMNPGSDGETAAELIDRLEENALADLIYGYGEERLSRRIARRIKADLAAQGPYEGTAALAYAVAGCYPPKARRGRIHPATRTFQALRIAVNDELAVLDRLLQQAPDWLETGGVMGVISFHSLEDRRVKTAFLQDERLERITRKPTVATDDEQNRNPRSRSAKWRLARRVNGC